A region of Neovison vison isolate M4711 chromosome 7, ASM_NN_V1, whole genome shotgun sequence DNA encodes the following proteins:
- the LOC122914503 gene encoding olfactory receptor 1444, with translation MENSTEATEFILLGLTEDPNLQVPLLLVFLFIYLITLVGNGGMMVIIHSDPHLHTPMYFFLGNLSFVDLGYSSAVAPKTVTALQSGNKVISYNGCAAQFFFFVGFATVECYLLACMAYDRHAAVCRPLHYATTMTAGVCALLTAGSYVCGFLNASIHTANTFRLSFCASHEINHFFCDIPPLLALSCSNTHISNLAVFCVVGFNVFFTLLVILISYLFIYIAIQRMRSAEGRKKAFSTCASHLTAVTIFYGTIIFMYLQPSSSQSMDTDKIASVFYSVVIPMLNPLIYSLRNKEVKNALWKVLNKLNPQSVSMSRK, from the coding sequence ATGGAAAATAGCACAGAAGCTACAGAGTTCATCCTCTTGGGGTTAACAGAAGACCCTAATCTGCAGGTCCCCCTCCTCCTGGTATTTTTGTTCATCTACCTCATCACTCTGGTTGGGAATGGGGGGATGATGGTGATCATCCACTCTGACCCCCACCTCCACACCCCGATGTATTTCTTCCTCGGTAACCTTTCCTTCGTAGACTTGGGTTACTCATCAGCTGTAGCCCCTAAAACAGTGACTGCCCTACAATCAGGGAACAAAGTCATCTCCTACAATGGCTGTGCTGCCCAGTTCTTCTTCTTTGTGGGTTTTGCCACTGTCGAGTGCTACCTCCTGGCCTGCATGGCCTATGACCGCCATGCAGCCGTATGCCGGCCTCTTCATTACGCCACCACCATGACAGCAGGTGTGTGTGCCCTCCTGACTGCGGGGTCCTACGTCTGTGGCTTCCTCAATGCTTCCATTCACACAGCAAATACCTTTAGACTCTCGTTCTGTGCTTCTCACGAGATTAATCATTTTTTCTGCGACATTCCTCCACTCTTGGCTCTCTCGTGTTCCAACACACACATCAGCAACTTGGCTGTCTTCTGTGTGGTGGGCTTCAATGTCTTTTTCACCCTCCTGGTCATCCTCATCTCTTATCTCTTCATCTACATCGCCATTCAAAGGATGCGTTCTGCTGAAGGACGGAAGAAAGCCTTCTCTACCTGTGCCTCCCACCTCACTGCCGTAACCATCTTCTATGGAACTATCATCTTCATGTACCTACAGCCCAGCTCCAGCCAGTCCATGGACACTGACAAAATTGCTTCTGTGTTTTACTCGGTGGTGATCCCCATGCTGAACCCCTTGATCTACAGCCTTAggaacaaagaagtaaaaaatgctCTCTGGAAAGTACTCAACAAACTTAATCCCCAGTCGGTGAGTATGAGTAGGAAGTAG